A DNA window from Drosophila sechellia strain sech25 chromosome X, ASM438219v1, whole genome shotgun sequence contains the following coding sequences:
- the LOC6618100 gene encoding nucleolar protein 58 isoform X1, whose product MAKASKKLAESKRRNGVADESENEEMDQQKSNGTGRSSRKTPNKRKAKLTVASGSEDSDGQTSTSNAADVPTARNKRKVVKARNATTSARKNGKKIVIEDSADDANQSDVDPSSDSSPRKPDIKRQTRRSVRGEMEDSNDLPSTSKAAAHASPIKKRKLSRVSTSSVKNGKKVAEKDFESEVDAATDDDKPVQPQKIAAKPKASPNVKKAKGRGRQTAVAKKADDSIDPEKQWEVEKIIDHVATKEGDMFKIRWKKYGAKDDSWEPRKNLACDALIEKFMRKQVTEQNVDVKELRESPKKTERLVDECYPRTNLHNRIERSSKRSAAKNRIFYGEE is encoded by the exons ATGGCCAAGGCGAGTAAGAAGCTAGCAGAAAGTAAGCGCAGGAACGGAGTCGCCGACGAAAGCGAAAACGAGGAGATGGACCAACAGAAGTCCAATGGTACAGGCCGATCGTCCAGAAAAACGCCGAATAAACGCAAGGCTAAACTGACTGTGGCCTCTGGCAGCGAAGACAGCGATGGCCAGACGTCCACCTCCAACGCCGCGGATGTACCAACTGCAAGGAACAAGCGCAAGGTGGTCAAGGCCAGGAACGCTACCACTTCGGCCcgcaaaaatggcaaaaaaatcgTTATAGAGGATTCGGCTGATGATGCCAATCAGTCCGATGTGGACCCTAGTTCCGACAGTTCGCCAAGGAAGCCAGATATCAAACGCCAGACACGGCGATCCGTGCGCGGTGAAATGGAAGATAGCAATGACCTGCCCTCCACCTCCAAAGCCGCCGCACATGCAAGTCCGATCAAGAAGCGCAAGCTGAGCAGGGTTTCGACCTCTTCCGTCAAAAATGGCAAGAAGGTTGCTGAAAAGGATTTTGAATCCGAAGTCGATGCTGCAACAGATGATGACAAACCAGTTCAACCCCAG AAGATCGCAGCTAAGCCGAAGGCCTCGCCAAATGTTAAGAAGGCCAAAGGACGTGGTCGACAGACCGCCGTCGCCAAGAAAGCCGACGATTCAATCGACCCAGAAAAGCAATGGGAAGTCGAAAAAATTATTGATCATGTAGCCACCAAGGAAGGTGACATGTTCAAGATCCGATGGAAGAAGTATGGAGCAAAGGATGATTCCTGGGAGCCAAGAAAGAATCTGGCGTGCGATGCTCTAATTGAAAAGTTTATGCGGAAACAAGTAACAGAGCAAAACGTGGACGTTAAGGAGCTGCGGGAAtcgcccaagaagaccgagcgCCTTGTCGATGAATGCTATCCCAGGACAAATCTACACAATCGTATTGAACGCTCCTCGAAGCGCTCTGCCGCCAAAAACCG CATTTTCTACGGCGAGGAGTGA
- the LOC6618100 gene encoding nucleolar protein 58 isoform X2, translating to MAKASKKLAESKRRNGVADESENEEMDQQKSNGTGRSSRKTPNKRKAKLTVASGSEDSDGQTSTSNAADVPTARNKRKVVKARNATTSARKNGKKIVIEDSADDANQSDVDPSSDSSPRKPDIKRQTRRSVRGEMEDSNDLPSTSKAAAHASPIKKRKLSRVSTSSVKNGKKVAEKDFESEVDAATDDDKPVQPQKIAAKPKASPNVKKAKGRGRQTAVAKKADDSIDPEKQWEVEKIIDHVATKEGDMFKIRWKKYGAKDDSWEPRKNLACDALIEKFMRKQVTEQNVDVKELRESPKKTERLVDECYPRTNLHNRIERSSKRSAAKNRCV from the exons ATGGCCAAGGCGAGTAAGAAGCTAGCAGAAAGTAAGCGCAGGAACGGAGTCGCCGACGAAAGCGAAAACGAGGAGATGGACCAACAGAAGTCCAATGGTACAGGCCGATCGTCCAGAAAAACGCCGAATAAACGCAAGGCTAAACTGACTGTGGCCTCTGGCAGCGAAGACAGCGATGGCCAGACGTCCACCTCCAACGCCGCGGATGTACCAACTGCAAGGAACAAGCGCAAGGTGGTCAAGGCCAGGAACGCTACCACTTCGGCCcgcaaaaatggcaaaaaaatcgTTATAGAGGATTCGGCTGATGATGCCAATCAGTCCGATGTGGACCCTAGTTCCGACAGTTCGCCAAGGAAGCCAGATATCAAACGCCAGACACGGCGATCCGTGCGCGGTGAAATGGAAGATAGCAATGACCTGCCCTCCACCTCCAAAGCCGCCGCACATGCAAGTCCGATCAAGAAGCGCAAGCTGAGCAGGGTTTCGACCTCTTCCGTCAAAAATGGCAAGAAGGTTGCTGAAAAGGATTTTGAATCCGAAGTCGATGCTGCAACAGATGATGACAAACCAGTTCAACCCCAG AAGATCGCAGCTAAGCCGAAGGCCTCGCCAAATGTTAAGAAGGCCAAAGGACGTGGTCGACAGACCGCCGTCGCCAAGAAAGCCGACGATTCAATCGACCCAGAAAAGCAATGGGAAGTCGAAAAAATTATTGATCATGTAGCCACCAAGGAAGGTGACATGTTCAAGATCCGATGGAAGAAGTATGGAGCAAAGGATGATTCCTGGGAGCCAAGAAAGAATCTGGCGTGCGATGCTCTAATTGAAAAGTTTATGCGGAAACAAGTAACAGAGCAAAACGTGGACGTTAAGGAGCTGCGGGAAtcgcccaagaagaccgagcgCCTTGTCGATGAATGCTATCCCAGGACAAATCTACACAATCGTATTGAACGCTCCTCGAAGCGCTCTGCCGCCAAAAACCGGTGCGTTTAA